The region CCGCAAAGGCGCCGGGCTGAAGGCCTTTCATGATTTCATCTTGTTTGATACGGTTTCGCATTATGAATATGAGGCAAACCTTTTCGCCGCAGAGCTGCTTCTTCGGGACAAGGAAGTGCTGGCGGCTCTGAATGACGATCTGTCTTTCTTTCAGGCGGCACAGGCGCTGAACGTGCCGGCCGAACTGCTGGACTTCAAATTCCGCGCGATGAAACGCAAAGGTTATAAGCTCGACGCCCCGATTTCGGCGCGCAGCGACTTTTTGAAGAACGTGAAGGGCTGATTAT is a window of Oscillospiraceae bacterium DNA encoding:
- a CDS encoding ImmA/IrrE family metallo-endopeptidase, with amino-acid sequence MMISYESISQAACNAMSGTGETDPFRICEALGILTLFEPMGTFPGACKGFFLAQSRKMAVTVNSDLSEELQRIICAHELGHAVLHRKGAGLKAFHDFILFDTVSHYEYEANLFAAELLLRDKEVLAALNDDLSFFQAAQALNVPAELLDFKFRAMKRKGYKLDAPISARSDFLKNVKG